From the genome of Lampris incognitus isolate fLamInc1 chromosome 17, fLamInc1.hap2, whole genome shotgun sequence:
AGCCAAAGTGAAAGAGGATGAATATTTTGCAAACAGCATGTTCAATTTTTCCTTTTCTTAAAAAATATTTTGTGGTGTAAAACTCACGTTACTTAATGGCTGTtcattaaaagtattgttgtAAATTAAATATACACATATAGAAAACTATTAATGTATTAATTGTTATCTAATGAAATGAATGATTTAGCAGGGGGGTTGAACACGGTGCATATCGCGTTCTCATTAAGGGCTGAGCCCCCTCAAAGGTCTAATCCTAGACCCCCCCACCCCGTTATTTCTAACAGATTATTATTTCTATTGGTGTCATCAGTATCGGTATACGTACTGAtaatagtatttgtattgttatACAAAACTTATCTCTGATACTTTCGCTCAACAACTGTGGTCTCCTGTCTGTCATGTGCGCACACTGAGTATGGAATGTCCAAACCACTGGGAAGTATTATTctaacattgtgtgtgtgcggggggaggggggggtgacagGGTTGGATATGGACCCTGGTGAGGGGAAGGGGAAGGTATAAGTGGATGTACATATACTCACTACTTTGCTAGTGCTTATACTCACTTTGCTAGTGGGACAAATGCAGAAGAACACGAACACCATCGcacaaaggaagatctgatgaAATACTAATGGGATGTGTATCTGCCGTAGATATACTACACATTTACATTACCCGTAGATATCAATAGAATGTGAATCTGTTGGTTATGAATGTAACGTAATGCGGTCTTTCTGGTTTAAGCAGCGGCAGTATTCAACCAACCTGATAAATctcgtgtctgtttgtgtgttcggTTGTGTATCTTTAGGTTCAGGTAGTTGGTTCGACGGCCAGCGGAGCTTTTGGGACTTCATCCGTGTGGCCTGTGGGAAAATCCCGAACAGCTGCATCAGCAGCATCGAGGACATGGAGAACATCAGCAGCTCCAGAGCCAAGGCtagttattactactactactactactagtactactactactgctactactactactgctttcggctgctcccgttaggggtcgccacagcggatcatccgtttccatctcttcctgtcctctgcgtcttcctctgtcacaccagcctcctgcatggcctccctcaccacatccatacaccacctctctggccttcctcttctagTTACATGGTAGAGATataccaacactactactactcgCGCTGCTGCTGGTAAACATGTAAAGACCACTTAAGTTACTGAATTCTTCTTTTACCAGtggtgcaaggggggggggggttatgtgctTTGTCAATTTCAGCACCCCCAGGAATGGTCAGAGGCCCCCTACTAAATTCCTTTTAGTAAAATGTGACGATGCAGCCGTCCGTATAGTCCTGTGTGCATCAGCCCTCGAGCTGAGTCCCAGTGCGCTGATCTAAGATCAGCCACTCTTGCGTACCGTTGTGTGCACATGAGCAGCTACGCTACACTTGCCAGTTACTTGAGGCCGAAGAGCCGAAGCTGGCAGAGCGAACAGGTCACCAGAGAGTGACAGACACACATAAACCATCGCTGGCAGGGGCCGCTGCTCATTGAAAGTGGGGTGCAGCCGTGTTCTTCTTCTGTAAATCCAGTTAACATTTGAAGTGGTTTAAATCCTGGTCCCTTGTCAAGTTTGACAGCTGTCgttgggattttttttggggtgggggggtcttttTAATGGAGAACCCATTCACCTCAATATTTGTTGgcgtaggggcgtccgggtggcgtggcggtctattccgttgcctaccaagacggggatcgccggttcggatcctcgcgttacctccggcttggtcgggcgtccctacaggcacaattggccgtgtctgcgggtgggaagtcctggtcgttgcactagcgcctcctctggtcggtcagggtgcctgttcgggtggaggggggaatggcgtgatcctcccacgtgctacgtccccctggtgaaactcctcactgtcaggtgagaagcggctggcgactccacatgtgtcggaggaggcatgtggtagtctgcagccctccccggggtggcagagtgggtggagcagcagccaagacggctcggaagagtggggtaattggccagatacaattggggagaaaggggtggGGGTCGGCATtggaccatgcacacacacacacacatacacacactcaacgTGGACAGCACcaacttgttcttcttcttcttctttgttaacAAAATGACAACATGGAAATGAATTGTTAATTATATAAATGAAGACAAAAGCAATATATCAGTGTGGGAGTTTACTTTTGTGTCTTCAAGTTGCAGATTACTCATCCCGTGTCAGTAACAGATTACTGTCAGTGCATGGCTACGGGTGTGCGGCGCTGGTACGGTCTGCCTGTCAGGATGGCAGTGTGTGAGTATCTTGTCTGGTTGATCTTCAGGGTCGGGCCTGGATCAGAGTAGCCCTGATGGAGAAGAGGCTGTCTGAGTACATCGCCACCGCCCTCAGGGACAGCAGGATGACCAGGTACAAGGAGTCTAAAAAATCCACCTAAACACAACGCAGCTCATCCAAATCACCTCACAGCAACGTTTGGCAAAACATAATATTGCCACGTTGGTACCATTTTTTATTTCCCCGCTTTCCAGTTTCCCCGAAGGGATGaatacatttcatcatcattatcactATCTGTTTTGCTACCCTCCAATAtctttgctgtaaagccccttgaggcaaatttgtaatttgtgatattgggctatacaaataacattgacttgacttgactttgatgGCGAGTACTACTGCATGTTGCCACTAGAGGGTGCTGTTAGTCATCGTGTTTCATATCAACTGTAACAGGTTAGGAACTGATGGTGGGATACTGGAGCCGTGATAAGGCTGGAATTTGATAGCAGCAGCAACATCACATGACCGGACAGTGACTCCATCTGTTTACTCTGTGGCTGATTATTGATCAGCACACTAGACTCGTTTATTCGGTTAATCGAGACGCGATCATATACGTATGATGACGAGACGATACCGCACCACTGGGTCACACCCGCCTGGCGGTGTTAGCCCTTTGCCCTGTGCAGTGCGGCACAAGAGCCTATGGAGTGCTGCTCCCATCAGTTAGCCCTGGTtcgagcctgtgtgtgtgtgtgtgtgtgtgtctgcctgctgcAGGCGGTTTTACGGAGAGGGAGCCATCATGTTGAGGGAGGAGGCTGCTGTTCTGACGGGGATGCTGATCGGTCTCGGAGCCATAGACTTCAGGTCagactatttttatttttttacagtaaatgacattgtgtgtatgtgtgtgtgtgtgtgtgtgtgtgtgtgtgtttgaaagctccAGTCATTTCAGCAGAGGCGGACCAGTTTGTCATTTAACTCCGTCGTCTTCTTTCTGTCCACAGTTTCTGCTTGAAAGGAGAAGCTTTGGATGGGAAGTCTTCTGCTGTCATCGACTACACGCCATACCTGAAATTCACACAGAGGTAACATTATTGTTCAACCATCTTTTATGAGCCACTGAGGAGGTCCGTCTCCAGTGTTGCCGACATCATATCCTGTTATTGTCTTCCTAATGTGGAAGATGAGGTAGAGTGTTAACCCGGGTGTTTATGAGACAAAAATCTGTCCTTTATAACGCAGACTCTTGAGAATACCGCCCTGGGTGAGGGGAGGGAGTCGGGGTTCGATCCAGGTTACGTACCGACCCTGCTTCAGGTGCAGGAGGGGTGAATGCGACTCCGTGAGGCTCACGTTTCTCTTCATCCTCTGTAGCTACGACTACCTTAGTGATGAGGACGACAGGCGGAGCGTGGACAGCAGCACCAGCGATGACAGCGTCCCCGAACACCCGTACGTTCCCTTGGTAACCGACGAGGAGAGCTGGAGCACCAAGTGCCGCAAGATGGAGCAGAGGTTCAAGATTGTATACGCTCAGAAGGTGGGCGGCCATCTTTGTTCTGTCTCCGGTCCCACAGGGAACACAGCGCTTTATTGGGTGACTTGGCGCTGCTTTTCATGCGAGTCGCTTCTATGATTGAGTCGTCTACTGTTGTAGCCAGAATAAGACGGGGTAAGGCTGAGCATTTtaacgcttcttcttcttctggcctgttccctgtttctcaggggtccctaacactaaccctaactctGGCTTAAATGTgtttgtgggggcgtccgggtagcgtggcggtctattccgttgcctagcaacacggggatcgccggttcgagtcccctcgttacctccggcttggttgggcgtccctacagacataatcggccgtgtcctggtcactgcactagcgcctcctctggtgggtcgggggggggggtgtgaactggagagggaatagcgtgatcctcccacacgctacgtcccccctggcgaaattcctcactgtcagatggaaaggagcagctggcgaccccacatgtgtgggaggaggcatgtggcagtctgctgagccctccccggatcggcagaggggggtggaacggtgaccgggacggcttggaaaagtggggtaattggccggatacaattggggagaaaaggggagggagggaggggggggagtgttTGTAAGACAACACTGCTACCATCCATTTGTAAATCGTCCCTTTGTGTGAGAGTTTAGCAGCGTCAGAACGAGGAATTGAGGTTAAGAGGTTCGGCTGCTGAACATCTGGAAGAGTCCGTCATCTTAACGCCCAAAACGTCCTCCGTCCCGCTGCTCTCACGCATTCTGCTCTCCGTCGGCAGTCGGCTTTCAAGCAGAAAGCACAGCCACTGTTTTGTGTATGAGCATAATAGCCTATAGCGTGTGCAGTCGTGTGGATCCCGGTGGATTGTTGATCGAGACGCTGTTGTTTCAATAAACTCCTAATGGGAGTGTGGCGTGCAGAATGTGGACTGTGTTTCCGTTTACATGTTTTCTATCACTCCTGTCTTTCCCCCGTACCGGTTGAATGTGTTTTCTGTAGGTTTACTGGTGTTgcctcaactgtgtgtgtgtgtgtgtgtgtgtgtttgtgtctctccaGGGTTACCTTGAGGAGCTGGTGCGTCTCCGCGAGTCCCAGCTGAAGAACACCGAGGTGGAGAACAAGCGTCTGAAAGCCGGCTGGAGGAGACGCAGAGCCAGAGCCGGCAGGAGAAGAGGGAGTTGGAGGCCGTCGTCCTCGAGCTGCAGGAGCAGCTGTGAGTCACGCGCACACACCTTCACGTTATTTCGATGCGTCCCACAATGCCAAGCTGGCAGAGCACTGCACTGGGGGATGGGAGGAGGGAAGAGTCCGGAGAGCTTCATTTTTGCGCATTGGGAAATCTCTCCCCGTGTGTATAAAAATATGATTTGATGGCATGTGATTTAAACTTTACTGTATTATTATATACTGCACTACATTTCTCGTTTTGAAGTTGTACCCCTGCAATCTTGCATAGTCAGCGGTGCAAACGCCACTTGTTTCTGCCTCCATTTTCAGTCCTGTCCTTTTTTAATTGCTTCGGTGCTTTTTATTGTTTTACTGTTGATATTCAAGTGTATTGTGCTTTGAGCTGCACTCTACATTGTCATAAGGGACAGtgaactgctactactgctacttttggctgctgctgttagggggcgccacagcggatcatcctttcccatctcttcctgtcctctgcatcttcctctgtcacaccagccacctgcatgtcctcctctcaccacatccataaacctcctctttggccttctcttTTCTCTTAAAATCTTATCacgttcaactctgccacctcagcttcacctcctgtcttttcgtcagtgccactgtctccaaaccatacaacatagctggtctcactaccatctggtaaaccttccctttaactcttgctggtacccttctgtcacaaatcactcctgacactcttctccacccactccaccctgcctgcactctcttcttcacctctcttctgcactccccgttactttagacagttgaccccaagcatttaaacccatatgccttcatcgcctctactccttgcatcctcaccattccactgacctccctctcattcacacataggtattctgtcctaACTAAACTAAAACAAGCTCAGATAAACTAACTGGACTAATGGTCAAGGAGGAAAAGGGTGATGTACAAATATTTTATTTAAGTTTAAAGCGAATTCCTCGTAAAATTTAGCTGTATTATCGACTGCAGTGATGCATGAACCAGATGAAAGCGGTCCCTCTgatactcaaggctcagcgttttcggttttttacCGATTTcatcgaaaaatacccagattttttaaaaggagcagatcggttttaaactgattttcacccggattttatgttccatggttccaaaagttgttcctgttcgtgtgaggttatgtaacagtgccctcttgtggcgaaattcggcatgccggATGGCTTTGGaaagtaaaaaccgaaaacgctgagcctcacTGATACTTGAAGACGAGGCCCCGACCCAGCGGGGGGCTGTGATTTCACATCTGTAACGTGATTGGTCTAACTGGAACGCCGGCTCATTCTGTGATATTTTCAGAGACAAGCCTGATTCCGTGTGACTCCGCCCACTTGGCCAAAAACCTCTCCATCCCCCTTGTCAACCAGTGGCAGACGCCGCATAAGTACAACAACCAGGAGGACGTGAAGCTGTTCCGCAGGTCTGAGTCTTCCCCTCTCCTCTGCAAAATAAATGTGAAAGTGACACGGTTACATTAAGTGAAGTCACAGTCCTGAAGATGgtcactgacactgacacactgacacacactgacttaCTGACACTTATAGTCCTCCGAGAGGCGAGAGAAGAGGGCTCTTGAGTGTGCTCTGGTGGCGGCTGCTGGTTAGACCCTTAGACTGCCTCGCCGTGGATGACTGATTTTAAGCTGAATGAATGAAAGAGAAAATAACTAGAGGATGCGTGTACGGTTGACGTGCATTTGCACTTCCTGTGTTGGCCTGTAGGAGAGCTTCCCCAgtactgagctgctgtcagtagaAGAAGTTGACTCCGATCTCAGAGGACAGAAACCAAACAGAATGGAGTGTGGAGCAgaacaggtctctctctctctctctctctctctctctctctctctgctctctctcatctctctctctctctctctctctctctctctctcctctctctctctctctctctctctctctctctctctctctctcacacacacacacacactcatttattAATCATAAAAACATGTTTCTAATTCTAATACTGATATTATCATAGACCCGTCTGCACAGACATTACGAGTGCACACCCATAGACATGTAGGTCTCacctgtgtctccctcctgtgtctcCGTCCTGCAGATAAGGACTACACCCCCTCCATGATGGCCTGTGTGGCTCCTGGCCTCTCTCCCCAGCTGCAAGTCCCTGGCCAGCCTCAAAATCCAGCGAATGTCTGGTCAACTTCAGCACAGAGAACAGCCCTGCCCCTCTCTCCCAGCTAGGGGGCGCCAAAggtctcccccacccccccaatacAGACACTTGAGACAATGTGACGGGGATCACAAAAAGAGCAGGCAATGGTGTCAGGAGGACATGCAGTGTCTTTTCCCTTAAGAGTCCATTTTCCACTTCCTGCTCCGAGCATTGTGCACTCTGCAACTGCAGAGCGACCATTCTGCAAAGACTCTGGCTCTGTGGTTGAGTcaacctctcgctctctctctcgctctctctctctctctctctctctctctctctctctctctctctctctctctctctctctctctctctctctctctgtctgtctgtgcttaTGTCACTCTCTCTGTTGGCTTCTCTTTctatgtctccctctctctgcctctatctATTTGTATCTATCTTTTTTCCTACCTCGATTgatttctctctcttcctttccctTTATCTctttctcgctcactctctctgtctctctctgtctctctctctctctctctctctctctctctctgatagctGCAGTACTGCCCACGTTTTCCTCCAGTCTTACCGTCCTGCAACATGTTTTGACGCAGTTAAACTCCTGCACTACGAACTCCAAGTCAAAGGTTCAACCTATCGTTTCTGTTTGATAATGGTCATGTATGTGAACGTGTCCCGCTGACCCAAAACATTTCAGCTCCCCGGCGGGTTTTCTCTGTATGTGCCGGTCTGTTTGCCTTGTCAGTCTGTCTTGTTTCCGTCTCACTCGGCCACTCTGTGCTCAGCGGACCAACTGTCATGTTTCTTAGAAGGAGAGGAAAAtcatttctttatttgtttgCACTTTTGACCGTGAGGCCGGTTAACCGGTTGGACCATATGCTAGTATGGTTATGAAGATTAATGAAGGCTCATACCCCACAATGACGGAAAGTTTGGCCCACATTCAATCAAAGATTAGATCCAGATTTACAGGATTTGGCACAAAAGTCATCTTGGTCTACACGTGTGCCCAGAAGCAGAAGAAAATCCATGCAACTGTTATTGCATATAAATACAGCGGTGAATTGTGACTATGCAGAATGAAGGTTTGCGGTAGCTCCTTCCGCCAGCCTGGCTTGGCCGAGTAGTTTTGCTTTAGGGAAAGAGGTGAAGTGGTGAATGTGCTACTTTATTCCCTTTTTACGTACCTTCATGTACACTGCGGCGGCGTGCAGCGTAGCAAGCAGGCGACGTGTTGTTTAAAACTGCAATAAAATGGCCTTTGTTTTTGAAGAAATAAAATGTCAGCGAGACGAGGTTGTACGTTTGCTGTGTCCTTCTCGTGTCGTCGTCCGTGTGCCTTGAGTTGTGGTTCGGTGG
Proteins encoded in this window:
- the rundc3ab gene encoding LOW QUALITY PROTEIN: RUN domain-containing protein 3A (The sequence of the model RefSeq protein was modified relative to this genomic sequence to represent the inferred CDS: inserted 3 bases in 3 codons; substituted 1 base at 1 genomic stop codon) — its product is MESVGVQAAMATGDASNKASARNAAVERKNLITVCRFSVKTLLEKYTAEPIDDSSEEFINFAAILEHILSHRFKGSGSWFDGQRSFWDFIRVACGKIPNSCISSIEDMENISSSRAKGRAWIRVALMEKRLSEYIATALRDSRMTRRFYGEGAIMLREEAAVLTGMLIGLGAIDFSFCLKGEALDGKSSAVIDYTPYLKFTQSYDYLSDEDDRRSVDSSTSDDSVPEHPYVPLVTDEESWSTKCRKMEQRFKIVYAQKGYLEELVRLRESQLKNTEVENKRLKXRLEETQSQSRQEKRELEAVVLELQEQLXTSLIPCDSAHLAKNLSIPLVNQWQTPHKYNNQEDVKLFRRSDFPSTELLSVEEVDSDXQRTETKQNGVWSRTDKDYTPSMXGLCGSWPLSPAASPWPASKSSECLVNFSTENSPAPLSQLGGAKGLPHPPNTDT